The genomic interval TCGCCTTGCCATTTATCAAATGGATGTCGTTACCGCTGATCCTCGGGCGAATTATGAAAAAGTTGCCGCAACATTGGCGCGTACGCCATGCGATGTGCTGGTGTTGCCTGAATTGTGGAGTACGGGCTACTGTAATAAGGAATTCGCTGAGCTTGCTCCCGAGTGCGACGCAATAGAGGCAAAACTTGCCGCGCTTTCATCGCAGTATCATTGCACTATCATCGGTACGATGCTCCAGCAGCGCGGGAGTGCGATATATAATCACCTCACCGTCTGGAATAAAGGGACGCTTGAGCTTGTTTATGACAAGATCCACCTTTTTACCCTGTTGCGTGAAGAGAAATACCTGACTCCCGGTGGAGCAATCGCGCTGAGTGACACAGGAGTTCTGGGCGCGTATGGCGTTGGCATATGTTACGATCTACGCTTTCCTGAAATGTTCCGCGCCCTTTCTACAAATGGTGCCGGTGCGCTCTTCTTGCCGAGCCAGTGGCCGCTGGCGCGTGTCGATCATTTTCGCGCCCTTTGTATTGCCCGTGCGATTGAGAATCAGGCATATTTTATCAGCTGCAATAATGTTGGCAGCCTCCATGAGAATATGCAGTTTGCCGGCAACTCGATGGTGATTGATCCGTGGGGCAATGTGCTTGCGGAAGGGAGTCGCAATCATGAAGAGGTGCTCTGCGTCGAAATTGATCCCACGAAAAGCAGTGAAGTGCGTCGGATCATTCCGGTATTTCGCGACCGTCGTCCCGAATGCTACTGATGGAATCAGCGAATATTTTCCATTGCAGAGGGAAAACGGGTGTGGTAGTATCCCCTGTCGATTTTAAGGAA from Chrysiogenes arsenatis DSM 11915 carries:
- a CDS encoding carbon-nitrogen family hydrolase → MIRLAIYQMDVVTADPRANYEKVAATLARTPCDVLVLPELWSTGYCNKEFAELAPECDAIEAKLAALSSQYHCTIIGTMLQQRGSAIYNHLTVWNKGTLELVYDKIHLFTLLREEKYLTPGGAIALSDTGVLGAYGVGICYDLRFPEMFRALSTNGAGALFLPSQWPLARVDHFRALCIARAIENQAYFISCNNVGSLHENMQFAGNSMVIDPWGNVLAEGSRNHEEVLCVEIDPTKSSEVRRIIPVFRDRRPECY